The segment CGCCCAGCCAGGCGCCCCGATCCGCGTCGCCGATGATGGCCAGGCTGCGCTTCTCGTCGCCCGGGCGGTGCAGCCGGTTCAACAGCGGGTGATGGTCGGCATTGACCGTGATCAGTGTGAAGGCATGACTGACGGCGCCGTTGTCTTCCTTCCAGGGCCGCCACACTCCCGCCGCGGCGAACAGGGCGCCGTCGGCCCTGCCGACTCGCCAGCGCACGGCCTTGCCCGATTCGTAGCACGGCTCGTAAAAGCCTTGCATGGGCACAAGACAGCGACGGCCGGCAAGCCAGTGGGCGCGGTAGGCCGGCCGCGCATCGAGGGTTTCCGAGCGGGCATTCATCGTCGTCCAGGCCGACTTGGCGGGAAGGTGCCGGCGCGGGATCAGGCCGAAGCTCGCCAGGATCACGCGCGCGCCCCCGCGGGAGCCGACGATGATCGGGGCCAGACCGTCCTGCCAG is part of the Paludibacterium paludis genome and harbors:
- a CDS encoding SOS response-associated peptidase, giving the protein MCINFLTPDPRRLAEHFDVDTETFDWPAEVWQDGLAPIIVGSRGGARVILASFGLIPRRHLPAKSAWTTMNARSETLDARPAYRAHWLAGRRCLVPMQGFYEPCYESGKAVRWRVGRADGALFAAAGVWRPWKEDNGAVSHAFTLITVNADHHPLLNRLHRPGDEKRSLAIIGDADRGAWLGDGPPAEVKRLWFLPPADQLVTGPAPARVEPPGPRQGDLFD